The following proteins are co-located in the Dyadobacter chenwenxiniae genome:
- a CDS encoding RagB/SusD family nutrient uptake outer membrane protein, giving the protein MKTKNTYITILFFACTLLSACKEDFLDRKPDDQVDAEQVFTRYNKTNQLVTDLYDNAKGSNSPLVFFSHFSTAPVTDEAEGSTAEGSLTNKFNNGDWNASVMPAGSSRGQYWWSLYERIRKANVILEGVRKYKTPDNPLQAGDLNKRLGETYFLRAYFHYLAARMYGEVVYVNRTIGTTDPMDFRQESFHAIVAKINQDCDSAMALVPPSWGGADFGRVDQGACLGLKAVVAWMAATPMWNGGTFPNDTRSFAAEYAFNPARWNTAKAAAKAVIDFKVEGRQRYALYQGHDAADFRDDAGINNNNSKVPARLWDLYHNMEAFQNEAVFFVTRDKDNNWQGDIYPPSWGGSSRQMPVQEQVDEYEYIAPDGFGYPVYAARAKKDGYDDANPYESVKRDPRFYRDIVYHGSTFKGKVINTASGADKVGATNSTTTGYFLRKILRESWNRDKSFSISGPPVWRLPEFIYIYCEAVNETAGPNAEIYDLLNTVRKRAFMAPIPAEAKASKALMDEYIKRERRVELFYENNRIWTTRLYLEPSSPKETTKEQAWQGAGSTNDQRSQKAWPYPKSQRMINGMKPVEDPAGKIVVEGKKYKMQRYFIESRVFVTPRHYLFPIMQDELQRTPTLKQNPGW; this is encoded by the coding sequence ATGAAGACTAAAAACACATATATCACCATTCTGTTCTTTGCCTGTACATTGCTCTCAGCTTGCAAAGAGGATTTCCTGGATAGAAAACCGGATGATCAGGTGGACGCCGAGCAGGTTTTTACCCGATACAACAAAACAAACCAGCTCGTTACAGACCTGTACGACAACGCAAAAGGCTCCAACAGCCCGCTCGTGTTCTTTTCTCACTTTTCCACCGCACCGGTAACCGATGAAGCCGAAGGTTCAACCGCCGAGGGAAGTCTTACCAACAAATTCAACAACGGCGACTGGAATGCCAGCGTAATGCCGGCAGGAAGCAGCAGAGGGCAATATTGGTGGAGTTTGTATGAACGGATCAGGAAGGCAAATGTGATCTTGGAAGGTGTCAGAAAATACAAAACGCCAGATAATCCGTTGCAGGCAGGAGATTTGAACAAACGGTTGGGAGAAACCTATTTTCTCCGGGCTTATTTCCATTATCTGGCCGCACGCATGTATGGCGAGGTGGTTTACGTCAACCGGACCATCGGAACGACCGATCCCATGGATTTCAGGCAGGAGTCATTCCATGCCATAGTTGCGAAGATTAATCAGGATTGCGATTCCGCCATGGCGCTGGTGCCTCCAAGCTGGGGCGGTGCCGATTTTGGGCGAGTGGATCAGGGCGCTTGTCTTGGATTAAAGGCCGTAGTGGCCTGGATGGCGGCAACCCCCATGTGGAACGGAGGCACATTCCCTAATGATACGCGTTCGTTTGCCGCCGAATACGCTTTCAATCCGGCACGTTGGAACACGGCAAAAGCAGCTGCAAAGGCTGTCATTGATTTCAAAGTGGAAGGCCGTCAGCGTTATGCATTATATCAGGGCCACGATGCTGCGGATTTCAGAGATGACGCAGGCATTAATAACAACAATTCCAAAGTTCCCGCCAGGCTCTGGGACCTTTATCACAATATGGAAGCGTTCCAGAATGAAGCAGTTTTCTTTGTGACCCGTGATAAAGACAACAATTGGCAGGGGGACATTTACCCGCCAAGCTGGGGCGGAAGCTCCCGTCAAATGCCCGTTCAGGAGCAAGTGGATGAATATGAATATATTGCGCCGGATGGATTTGGTTACCCGGTTTATGCTGCAAGGGCCAAAAAAGATGGCTATGACGATGCCAATCCTTACGAAAGCGTAAAACGCGACCCGCGATTTTACAGGGACATTGTTTATCATGGCTCCACCTTCAAAGGAAAAGTGATCAACACTGCCTCCGGCGCTGACAAAGTAGGCGCAACAAACTCAACGACCACAGGTTATTTCTTGCGTAAAATTTTGCGGGAATCCTGGAACAGGGATAAGAGTTTTTCTATCAGCGGCCCACCGGTCTGGCGCCTTCCCGAGTTCATTTACATTTATTGCGAAGCTGTGAACGAAACCGCCGGGCCCAATGCAGAAATTTATGACTTGCTGAACACGGTCCGCAAAAGAGCATTTATGGCACCGATCCCGGCAGAAGCCAAGGCGAGTAAGGCATTAATGGACGAGTATATCAAACGCGAAAGAAGAGTGGAGCTGTTTTATGAAAACAACCGGATTTGGACAACCCGGCTATATCTGGAACCGAGTTCACCCAAAGAAACCACCAAAGAACAGGCGTGGCAGGGAGCCGGAAGTACAAATGACCAGCGCTCTCAAAAGGCATGGCCTTATCCTAAATCGCAGCGAATGATTAACGGAATGAAGCCGGTTGAAGATCCCGCCGGGAAGATTGTAGTGGAAGGTAAAAAATACAAAATGCAGCGCTACTTCATTGAAAGCCGCGTCTTCGTAACCCCAAGGCATTATTTATTCCCTATCATGCAGGATGAATTACAAAGAACGCCAACCTTGAAGCAGAATCCGGGTTGGTAG
- a CDS encoding sugar phosphate isomerase/epimerase family protein encodes MNKLLKTCLFAAATFLSQEAVFAQGNVYTNPIGLQAYTFRGSWDKGIEATLDTIKSLGVTELEGGPIKGMTTEELRKQLDKRGIKMVSIGADYNKLAESSEQTIKDAKVLGAKYVMVAWIPHKGKFDLETAKKAVADFNKAGKELKEAGIELTYHNHGYEFEPYEDGTLFDYIVKNTNPEYVNFEMDVLWTAFPGQDPAKLLLKYPTRWKLMHLKDLKKGVVGNLSGGTPTTNDVALGTGSIDIPATLNAAKKVGIKHYFIEDESPSYLKQIPQTIAYIKGIKE; translated from the coding sequence ATGAATAAACTATTAAAAACCTGCCTTTTCGCAGCTGCAACCTTTTTAAGCCAAGAAGCCGTCTTTGCGCAGGGCAATGTCTACACAAACCCAATCGGCTTGCAGGCTTACACATTCCGCGGAAGCTGGGACAAAGGCATTGAGGCGACGCTTGATACGATCAAGTCGCTGGGCGTTACAGAATTGGAGGGTGGGCCTATCAAAGGCATGACGACGGAAGAGTTGCGTAAGCAGCTGGACAAGCGCGGCATTAAGATGGTCTCGATCGGTGCGGATTACAACAAACTGGCTGAAAGCAGCGAGCAGACGATTAAAGACGCCAAAGTTTTAGGCGCAAAATATGTCATGGTCGCGTGGATTCCTCACAAAGGCAAATTTGATCTCGAAACGGCTAAAAAAGCAGTCGCCGACTTCAACAAGGCAGGCAAGGAACTGAAAGAAGCGGGCATTGAACTGACTTACCACAACCACGGCTATGAATTCGAGCCTTACGAAGACGGAACATTGTTTGACTATATTGTCAAAAACACGAACCCTGAATATGTAAATTTTGAAATGGATGTGCTTTGGACGGCATTTCCCGGTCAGGACCCTGCAAAGTTACTTCTTAAATATCCGACAAGGTGGAAGCTAATGCACCTGAAAGATCTCAAAAAAGGTGTAGTCGGTAACCTGTCCGGCGGCACGCCAACCACCAATGATGTGGCTCTCGGAACGGGCTCCATCGACATTCCAGCCACATTAAATGCTGCGAAAAAAGTGGGGATCAAACATTATTTTATCGAAGACGAAAGTCCTTCCTATTTGAAGCAGATTCCTCAGACAATCGCTTATATCAAGGGGATTAAGGAGTAA
- a CDS encoding M16 family metallopeptidase, which produces MKKILFVFLALLTLSASAQNNFKVPPFEKFKLKNGLTVYLMEQHEVPLINVSAVFDAGSINDGDRYGLAGITADALLFGTEKYTKPQIEEMTDFVGASINTYAAKDLAGLTSSFATKDQGKLFDIIQQVIMHPVFDKTEFDKHKQRLTQELVREKESPRAVINAYMNAFMFKDFPYATPGGGTPASIEKLSPADAKAFYESNYTSGLGAIAIVGDFKTADMKKKMTAMFGAWKTAPYRMVKRVAPNLEFDKSRVLLVDKPDARETTFVIAGKGIDYNSADYVPVLVVNTILGGRFTSWLNDALRVNSGLTYGARSGFTRYKFAGTFSISTFTKNSTTVPAVDMALQVLDSLHKTGINEEILKSAKAYVKGSFPPAYESAGALARLLTDMHIYNFDESYINTFQAQVDGLTTAKTKEIIATYFPKDKLQFVMIGKASEIRDSVKKYGEVTEKQIKAEGF; this is translated from the coding sequence ATGAAAAAGATCCTATTTGTGTTTCTGGCGCTGCTCACGCTTTCGGCCTCGGCACAAAACAATTTCAAAGTGCCGCCTTTCGAGAAATTTAAGCTGAAAAATGGCCTGACGGTTTACCTGATGGAGCAGCACGAAGTCCCGCTAATCAATGTATCAGCCGTTTTTGACGCCGGTTCTATAAACGATGGCGACCGTTATGGACTCGCGGGCATAACCGCCGATGCACTGCTTTTTGGCACTGAAAAATATACTAAACCGCAAATTGAAGAAATGACCGATTTCGTGGGCGCGAGCATTAACACTTACGCAGCCAAGGATTTGGCCGGGCTGACCTCGTCTTTCGCAACCAAAGATCAGGGAAAGCTTTTCGACATCATTCAGCAGGTGATCATGCACCCGGTTTTTGACAAAACGGAATTTGACAAGCATAAGCAACGTCTCACACAGGAACTGGTCAGAGAAAAGGAAAGCCCGCGAGCCGTGATCAACGCTTACATGAACGCATTTATGTTCAAAGATTTCCCCTACGCAACACCCGGCGGCGGCACGCCTGCATCCATCGAAAAACTATCCCCAGCCGACGCAAAAGCCTTTTACGAAAGCAATTACACGTCGGGATTGGGTGCAATTGCCATTGTCGGTGACTTCAAAACGGCAGATATGAAGAAAAAAATGACCGCCATGTTTGGTGCCTGGAAAACAGCGCCTTACCGTATGGTAAAACGCGTTGCGCCAAACCTGGAATTCGACAAAAGCCGCGTGTTGCTGGTTGACAAACCCGATGCAAGAGAAACAACATTCGTGATTGCAGGCAAAGGAATTGATTATAATTCAGCCGATTACGTGCCGGTTTTGGTTGTGAACACCATCCTTGGCGGCCGCTTTACTTCCTGGCTGAATGATGCATTAAGGGTCAATTCAGGCCTTACTTATGGTGCAAGAAGCGGTTTTACCCGTTACAAATTTGCCGGAACATTCTCCATCAGCACTTTTACCAAAAATTCCACAACAGTTCCGGCTGTGGATATGGCTTTGCAGGTCCTGGATAGTTTGCACAAAACAGGGATTAATGAAGAAATACTAAAATCGGCCAAGGCATACGTGAAAGGCAGCTTCCCGCCCGCATACGAGTCTGCCGGCGCACTGGCCAGGCTACTCACCGACATGCATATTTACAATTTTGACGAAAGTTACATCAACACATTCCAGGCGCAAGTCGACGGTTTGACCACCGCCAAGACCAAAGAAATAATTGCTACTTACTTCCCGAAAGACAAGTTGCAATTCGTTATGATCGGCAAAGCCAGTGAGATTCGGGATTCGGTGAAGAAATATGGAGAGGTTACCGAAAAGCAGATCAAGGCGGAGGGTTTTTAG
- a CDS encoding M16 family metallopeptidase yields MIKKLLLTAALTAGFGMSFAQTKPEDVKTFTLANGMKFLVLEDKSIPNANMYLFWKVGSRNEVHGITGLSHFFEHMMFNGSKNFGPKEFDRFMEANGGSNNAYTSENVTVYTDWFQKDALEPIFKLESDRIASLSIDPKMVESERGVVLSERSTGLENSNYRLLGELVQSVAFQEHPYMFPVIGFESDIKSWTQEDLENYFKTYYSPNNATVVVVGDVTLEQVKKMADQYMAPIPARGLPPKIRTVEPPQNGERRVTTYKDIATPNILMAYHVPETKHEDFYALDLFSSLLTSGNSSRLTKSLVMDSTLATNVSSFTDQSFDPSLFIIYAIAGNNVSAQDLEKAIDNQIDMIIKNGVKDEELQKVKNQKLMEFYHTLETINGKANSLGSYDVFFGDYKKMFEAPDLYKKVTVEDIKRVAAKYFTDRNRTVGYLLPEKSK; encoded by the coding sequence ATGATAAAGAAACTTCTGCTGACCGCAGCGCTGACGGCTGGTTTCGGCATGTCTTTTGCGCAAACCAAGCCGGAAGATGTGAAAACTTTCACATTGGCCAACGGGATGAAATTCCTGGTGCTCGAAGACAAATCCATTCCCAATGCCAACATGTATTTGTTCTGGAAAGTAGGCTCCCGAAATGAAGTGCACGGCATCACCGGCCTTTCTCACTTTTTCGAACACATGATGTTCAACGGTTCCAAAAATTTCGGCCCGAAAGAATTTGACCGTTTTATGGAAGCCAATGGCGGCTCAAATAATGCCTATACATCGGAAAATGTAACGGTTTACACCGACTGGTTTCAAAAAGATGCATTAGAACCCATCTTCAAACTCGAATCAGACCGCATTGCCAGCTTATCCATCGATCCCAAAATGGTGGAAAGCGAACGTGGCGTGGTGCTTTCGGAGCGGAGCACGGGTCTGGAAAACAGCAATTACCGGCTTCTTGGCGAGCTTGTACAATCTGTTGCATTCCAGGAGCATCCTTATATGTTTCCGGTGATCGGCTTTGAGTCGGACATTAAAAGCTGGACGCAGGAAGATCTCGAAAACTATTTTAAAACGTACTATTCGCCCAATAATGCGACCGTTGTTGTGGTTGGCGATGTAACATTGGAGCAGGTCAAAAAAATGGCTGACCAATATATGGCGCCCATTCCGGCGAGAGGTTTACCACCCAAAATCAGAACCGTGGAACCGCCTCAAAATGGTGAAAGACGCGTTACGACTTACAAGGACATCGCGACGCCAAACATTCTGATGGCTTACCACGTGCCCGAAACGAAACATGAAGATTTCTATGCACTGGATTTGTTTAGCAGCTTGCTTACTTCCGGCAATTCTTCAAGACTTACCAAGTCACTGGTGATGGATTCCACATTAGCAACCAATGTTTCCAGTTTCACGGACCAAAGTTTCGATCCAAGCCTTTTCATCATCTATGCCATAGCGGGGAACAATGTTTCGGCGCAGGATTTGGAAAAAGCAATTGATAATCAGATTGATATGATTATCAAAAACGGCGTGAAAGATGAAGAGTTGCAAAAAGTAAAAAATCAGAAGCTCATGGAATTCTATCACACATTGGAAACCATTAATGGTAAAGCCAACAGCCTGGGCAGTTATGATGTGTTTTTTGGGGATTACAAAAAGATGTTCGAAGCGCCGGATTTGTATAAAAAAGTGACTGTGGAAGACATTAAGCGCGTTGCCGCAAAATATTTTACGGATCGCAACCGGACAGTGGGTTATCTCCTACCAGAAAAGTCCAAATAA
- a CDS encoding endonuclease/exonuclease/phosphatase family protein — translation MKNSLFSLLILVCVCVFENVNASDKPAKKFRFKVMTYNIHHCNPPSAGDKIDVEAIAKVINAEKPDFVALQEVDVNTERSGKGKNQAQQLAALTGMKFYFSKAIDHQGGDYGVAVLSKFPIEDSVRYALPIHADKPEENRTVAAITVTLPNKQKVIFASTHLGLKEPNRLLQAETIMEKLGKTELPMILAGDFNAVPESLVIAYFDKYFTRTCSDCKPTIPVEMPNKAIDFIMFKQGSKLKASDTQVIDEKYASDHLPVVASFEID, via the coding sequence ATGAAAAATAGCCTTTTTAGTCTGCTTATCCTGGTTTGTGTCTGCGTTTTTGAGAATGTTAATGCGTCGGACAAGCCCGCGAAAAAATTTCGTTTCAAGGTGATGACTTACAACATTCACCATTGCAACCCGCCGTCCGCCGGAGACAAAATTGATGTGGAAGCCATTGCAAAGGTTATTAATGCTGAAAAACCCGATTTTGTGGCATTGCAAGAAGTTGATGTGAATACTGAGCGTTCAGGGAAAGGCAAAAATCAGGCGCAGCAATTGGCGGCATTAACCGGAATGAAATTCTATTTTTCCAAAGCCATCGACCACCAGGGCGGTGATTATGGCGTTGCTGTTTTGAGTAAATTCCCGATTGAAGATTCTGTAAGATATGCATTGCCAATCCATGCGGACAAGCCCGAAGAAAACCGGACGGTTGCTGCGATAACCGTTACATTACCCAACAAGCAAAAGGTCATTTTCGCCAGCACACATTTGGGCTTAAAAGAGCCAAACCGGCTTTTACAAGCGGAAACGATCATGGAAAAGTTAGGAAAAACAGAACTTCCCATGATCCTCGCAGGCGATTTCAATGCAGTTCCCGAAAGCCTGGTAATCGCTTATTTTGATAAATATTTTACCAGAACGTGCTCAGATTGCAAACCAACCATTCCCGTAGAAATGCCTAACAAGGCAATCGACTTTATCATGTTTAAGCAAGGAAGCAAGCTGAAAGCATCTGATACACAGGTCATTGACGAAAAATATGCGTCTGATCATTTACCCGTTGTCGCCAGTTTCGAGATCGATTGA
- a CDS encoding VRR-NUC domain-containing protein — translation MLPNPYVQNIEFPTDLPPKYYHEYFSYVLEFVRKRYAHVLNETELRFLNDYDSLSEDAQCLFIRFSNRSKSFFRVNSLSYSEIDDLPAVLNELLEKDFIESLCDAHEVRFSEIMELFTKPEHLLFTKILGPDIMPSKSIKKPDLVRWLMHEYDFKTLCEIITAHEPVVKVSYEAEVMVMKFLFFGNRNADMTEFVIRDLGHVRFNSFDEQHLAIQFETRKDVDDTLMVSLMKETFDDLKTALPPEDIFDWFMNWHVGSGTGLSPKAIPSFNTFILRVSAWLERKKMLSQALSIYQLTNDAPARERRVRLLYNLGEIDEALALCEEIAENPQNADERYFSMDFYERIKNKKSRIIKRTTQALKAAEAIEVPITYRYQVELGAIHYYRERGYQAFFSENEPWRTLFGLLFWDAIYDTNVQTIHNPLQRVPTDFFLPDFYYKRADQLKERLKAAHSREIIEELVTQTYMEKYGITNVLVPWYEGALEKVLVLISLLSPEQIHLVMMEIALNLRENTRGFPDLLVWNETEYAFIEIKSPTDHLSSRQLHWQHFFKEHHVQSRIVRVKWLKDEVSIDLETGDNG, via the coding sequence GTGCTTCCGAATCCTTACGTGCAGAATATCGAGTTTCCGACGGATCTTCCACCTAAATACTATCACGAATATTTCAGTTACGTCCTGGAATTTGTCAGGAAGCGCTATGCCCATGTTTTGAATGAAACGGAGCTGCGTTTTCTGAACGATTACGACTCGCTGTCAGAAGATGCGCAATGTCTTTTCATCCGATTCAGCAACCGCAGCAAATCATTTTTCAGGGTCAATAGCCTCTCCTATTCCGAAATAGATGACCTTCCGGCCGTGCTGAACGAACTGTTGGAAAAAGACTTCATTGAGTCGCTTTGTGATGCGCATGAAGTTCGTTTTTCGGAGATTATGGAGCTCTTCACCAAGCCGGAGCATTTGCTGTTCACAAAGATCCTGGGGCCGGACATTATGCCGTCCAAAAGCATCAAAAAGCCCGATCTTGTGCGCTGGCTTATGCACGAATACGATTTCAAAACATTGTGCGAGATCATTACGGCGCACGAGCCGGTTGTAAAAGTCTCCTATGAAGCCGAAGTGATGGTAATGAAATTTCTGTTTTTCGGGAACAGAAATGCGGACATGACCGAATTTGTGATCCGTGATTTGGGACACGTTCGTTTCAATTCCTTCGATGAGCAACATTTAGCCATTCAATTCGAGACCCGGAAAGACGTGGACGATACCTTAATGGTGTCGCTCATGAAAGAAACTTTTGACGATCTGAAAACGGCATTGCCTCCCGAAGACATTTTCGACTGGTTCATGAACTGGCACGTGGGCAGCGGAACTGGACTGAGCCCGAAGGCCATTCCATCATTCAATACGTTCATTCTCAGGGTTAGCGCGTGGTTGGAACGCAAGAAAATGCTTTCTCAGGCGCTTAGCATTTATCAGCTTACCAATGATGCGCCAGCCCGGGAACGGCGTGTGCGGCTGCTTTACAATCTGGGTGAAATCGATGAAGCTTTGGCATTGTGTGAAGAAATTGCTGAAAATCCGCAAAATGCTGATGAGCGTTATTTCAGCATGGATTTTTATGAAAGGATCAAAAACAAAAAGAGCCGGATCATTAAGCGCACTACCCAAGCATTGAAAGCCGCCGAAGCGATTGAAGTGCCCATTACGTATCGCTACCAGGTGGAATTAGGCGCCATACATTATTACAGGGAACGTGGTTACCAGGCATTTTTCAGCGAAAATGAGCCCTGGCGCACATTGTTCGGGCTGCTTTTCTGGGATGCGATTTACGATACCAATGTGCAAACCATTCACAATCCCTTGCAACGCGTCCCCACCGATTTTTTCCTTCCCGATTTTTATTACAAAAGGGCTGATCAGCTCAAAGAAAGGCTGAAAGCGGCGCACTCCAGGGAGATTATCGAAGAGCTGGTTACGCAGACATACATGGAAAAATATGGCATTACTAATGTCCTCGTGCCCTGGTATGAAGGCGCTTTGGAAAAAGTGCTCGTCTTAATTTCGCTGCTAAGCCCGGAGCAGATCCATTTGGTGATGATGGAAATTGCTCTAAACCTGCGGGAAAACACGCGAGGCTTTCCCGACTTACTGGTTTGGAATGAAACGGAATATGCATTTATCGAAATTAAATCCCCAACGGATCACCTGTCGTCCAGGCAGTTACATTGGCAACATTTCTTCAAAGAACATCATGTTCAAAGCCGCATTGTGCGTGTAAAGTGGCTGAAAGACGAAGTGTCAATCGATCTCGAAACTGGCGACAACGGGTAA
- a CDS encoding phosphoglycerate kinase: MTTLDSYDFSGKKALVRVDFNVPLNDKFEITDDTRIKATIPTISKILNDGGSVILMSHLGRPKDGPTEKYSLKHLVNPLSLILGRTVKFADDSIGQSATELAGSLNAGEVLLLENLRFYKEEEKGDEGFAEKLSKLGDVWVMDAFGTAHRAHASTAVIGKFFKDKVCGYVMQAELDNAERLLEHSERPFTAIMGGAKISDKILIIERLIDTVDNLIIGGGMSYTFSKAQGGSIGQSLLEADKQDLTLELVKKAKEKGVNLILPVDTVIADKFSNDAERKIVPAGQIPDDWQGLDIGPETIKIFSEIIKNSKTVLWNGPMGVFEFPNFAQGTNAIAESVVAVTEENDAFSLIGGGDSASAINNAGYGDRVSYVSTGGGALLEYMEGKVLPGVAALEA, from the coding sequence ATGACAACATTAGATTCGTACGATTTTTCAGGCAAAAAAGCCTTAGTCCGCGTGGACTTTAATGTTCCGCTTAATGACAAATTTGAGATCACGGACGACACCCGGATCAAAGCAACAATCCCTACTATCAGTAAAATTCTTAATGATGGAGGATCTGTCATTCTGATGTCACACCTGGGACGCCCTAAGGACGGACCAACTGAAAAATATTCTCTTAAACACCTTGTTAACCCTTTGTCGCTCATTCTCGGCCGGACTGTAAAGTTTGCTGACGATAGCATCGGGCAAAGCGCCACGGAACTTGCGGGCTCTTTGAATGCGGGTGAAGTTTTGCTGTTGGAAAATCTTCGTTTTTATAAAGAAGAAGAAAAAGGAGATGAAGGTTTTGCAGAAAAGCTTTCGAAGCTGGGAGATGTGTGGGTAATGGACGCTTTTGGAACTGCGCACCGCGCACACGCTTCAACAGCTGTGATCGGCAAGTTTTTCAAAGACAAAGTTTGTGGTTATGTCATGCAGGCTGAACTTGATAATGCAGAAAGACTTTTGGAGCATTCCGAAAGACCTTTCACAGCGATCATGGGCGGTGCCAAAATTTCAGACAAAATATTGATCATCGAGCGACTGATTGATACGGTGGATAACCTGATCATCGGCGGCGGGATGTCTTATACATTTTCAAAAGCACAGGGCGGAAGCATTGGGCAGTCTTTATTAGAGGCTGATAAGCAAGATCTTACGCTTGAATTGGTTAAAAAAGCAAAAGAAAAAGGTGTTAACCTGATCCTTCCGGTTGACACTGTGATTGCCGATAAATTCAGCAATGATGCAGAACGTAAGATTGTTCCAGCAGGCCAGATTCCGGATGATTGGCAGGGGCTGGACATTGGTCCGGAAACCATCAAGATCTTCTCTGAAATCATCAAAAATTCTAAAACAGTTCTTTGGAATGGCCCGATGGGTGTTTTTGAATTCCCGAATTTTGCACAGGGAACGAATGCGATCGCTGAATCAGTGGTTGCCGTTACAGAAGAAAACGATGCATTCTCACTGATCGGTGGTGGTGACTCGGCTTCTGCGATCAACAATGCAGGTTATGGCGACCGTGTAAGTTATGTGTCCACGGGCGGTGGTGCATTGCTCGAATATATGGAAGGCAAAGTGCTTCCAGGCGTTGCTGCACTTGAAGCCTAG